The segment TTGATCTTATTCAGAAGTTTCTTCTCAAGTAAGGCGTAGTCAACGTCGGGATTCTTTGAATCCAACTCTCTAGTCAGAGCAAGCTTGGCAAGGAGCATTGATTTCTCTGAGCTTCCCCCGATGCCTATTCCGACCCTGAGTGGAGGACAACCCCTGGCTCCTCCTTCAGAAATTGAATTGGCAATTGTTTCTATGAACTCTTCTTGAGATGTTGTCGGGTTGAGCATAAACAGTCTCGAGAGATTCTCGCTGCCTCCACCTTTTACGAGGAAACGTATCTCTAATTCTCTTCCGGAAACCATGAAAGTATGCACGACCGAAGGTGTATTGTCTCCGGTATTTTCTCTGTGTATTAGGGGGTCCTTCACAATTGAGTATCGATAGGGATTTTTTGAATACGCTCTCCTGACAGCCGTATCGAGGGTGTCTGATAAGGGTTCCTCAAGAGATACCTCCTGACCGATGAAGACAAAGAATTCAATGAAACCTGTGTCCTGGCACAGGGGAAGCTTCAGCTTTTCTGCAAGTAACGAGTTCTCATTCAAAATAGATGAAAAAGGACCGGTGTAGAGTTTTAAAGAGGATTTAATCTTATCATCCATTATTGTGTTTGCCTTTACTAATGCGGTCTCGACCTTTCCAGCTATTGAAGATGCTTTTATCAAGAATTCACCTCATTATCTGTAAAAAGCTTATTGCGAGCCATGCCATATTCATTTATAACACTTTGCACGCCCGATTGCCCTAATAATCCATTTCTCCATTATCGAAAGCGTGAAAGAAATTAGGATTCTCGGCTCGAGACAGAAACCCAGAACGACAAGAGACAGATACTGCAGAAAAGTCTTAGATGGAA is part of the Mesotoga infera genome and harbors:
- a CDS encoding fumarate hydratase produces the protein MDDKIKSSLKLYTGPFSSILNENSLLAEKLKLPLCQDTGFIEFFVFIGQEVSLEEPLSDTLDTAVRRAYSKNPYRYSIVKDPLIHRENTGDNTPSVVHTFMVSGRELEIRFLVKGGGSENLSRLFMLNPTTSQEEFIETIANSISEGGARGCPPLRVGIGIGGSSEKSMLLAKLALTRELDSKNPDVDYALLEKKLLNKINSLHIGYQGLGEGMTAYSVSIETAPCHIAILPVSLAVDCYLCRKGVVAFEDR